A region from the Kribbella shirazensis genome encodes:
- a CDS encoding polysaccharide lyase 8 family protein — MSDPSTSSVSRRNLLWGAALVPAALGVSAPASAAADDGVTAAGAATDFDTIRIQWRETLVASSINDPVVAKYVRDSAAVAANLWRTMNTSSSRSYLWADLDSSTIPAVQRNNIGRLRQLALALKTPGSTLSGDPGLTADLVSALDWFLANKYGVTNIYGGWWDWQIGIPLALNDFCVLMYDDLPADQIASAMAAIARYEPDPHVVGSGPATSANLNWTSAVTLLRGALSRDAATLSLAKSAWAGMFPYSTDGDGFYTDGGFIQHVHYSYNGSYGVSLLQYLTYGLVATRGTAWAFSSEAIDRVISWVQDNYRPWMYDGAFMDMTRGRALSRFYETDHRIGRLTTATLLQLAQALPAEAGRALRSQVKAYLTNDTFQPFFVYDPIPIEQVRIPSIVEARDVLADDSIPAAGDLVTTRVATSMARAVHRRPDFAYAIAMDRHAIYSFETANKENVQGWYTGEGAVYVYLPDQVGHWADMYWPTADKYRIPGITRDRRPLPHGVKRYTFNEWAGGAVLDDRAAVGMQLNPKGQTLRGSKSWFCMDDAVVCLGAGISSTDGYGVETVVENRNIGKSGTARLTVDGRAMNSGTDATATRLRVGWAHLDQVGGYVFPERTDVDILREDRSGRWTDMDLRGVYEDPTLYTRRFVTMWIDHGTDPADARYAYVQLPAASRTDTERFARRGVVEVLANTPAVQAATRRDLGLTMANVWAPGTPPVGGISVDRTASVVVSNWRGELSVAICDPTQLLTGNVTVEVAVPARQHVGGDAKVHAACHGKSVSLSVDMTDSAGRSYVARFRR; from the coding sequence ATGTCCGACCCGTCCACATCCAGCGTCTCCCGCCGAAATCTCCTGTGGGGCGCTGCACTGGTTCCGGCCGCTCTCGGAGTGTCGGCGCCCGCCTCGGCCGCCGCCGACGACGGCGTCACGGCCGCCGGGGCGGCCACCGACTTCGACACCATCCGGATCCAGTGGCGCGAGACATTGGTTGCCTCAAGCATCAATGATCCTGTCGTCGCCAAGTATGTCCGGGATTCCGCGGCTGTCGCGGCGAATCTGTGGCGCACGATGAACACGTCCTCTTCGCGCTCCTACCTGTGGGCCGACCTGGACAGCAGCACGATCCCTGCGGTCCAGCGCAACAACATCGGCAGGTTGCGGCAACTCGCGCTGGCCCTCAAAACTCCTGGCTCCACCCTGTCCGGTGACCCCGGGTTGACCGCCGACCTGGTGTCGGCGCTCGACTGGTTCCTCGCCAACAAGTACGGAGTGACCAACATCTACGGCGGCTGGTGGGATTGGCAGATCGGTATCCCGCTGGCGCTCAACGACTTCTGCGTCTTGATGTACGACGACCTGCCGGCGGACCAGATCGCCAGCGCCATGGCGGCGATCGCGCGGTACGAGCCCGATCCGCACGTCGTCGGGTCCGGTCCCGCCACCAGCGCGAACCTGAACTGGACCTCGGCGGTCACACTGCTGCGTGGCGCGCTGAGCCGGGACGCGGCCACACTGAGCCTTGCGAAGTCCGCCTGGGCGGGCATGTTTCCTTACTCGACTGACGGAGACGGCTTCTACACCGACGGCGGATTCATCCAGCACGTGCACTACTCGTACAACGGCAGCTACGGCGTCTCCCTGCTGCAGTACTTGACCTACGGGCTGGTCGCGACGCGCGGGACAGCCTGGGCCTTCAGCTCCGAGGCGATCGACCGCGTGATCAGCTGGGTGCAGGACAACTACCGGCCCTGGATGTACGACGGGGCGTTCATGGACATGACCCGCGGGCGAGCGTTGTCGCGGTTCTACGAGACGGACCACCGCATCGGCCGACTCACCACTGCCACCCTGCTGCAGCTGGCGCAGGCGCTCCCGGCAGAGGCCGGCCGGGCCTTGAGGTCGCAGGTCAAGGCCTACCTGACCAACGACACGTTCCAACCGTTCTTCGTCTACGACCCGATACCGATCGAGCAGGTCCGGATACCGTCGATCGTCGAGGCTCGCGACGTGCTTGCCGACGACTCGATTCCGGCCGCCGGCGATCTGGTCACCACGAGGGTCGCCACGTCGATGGCCCGGGCGGTCCACCGGCGACCTGACTTCGCCTACGCCATCGCGATGGACCGGCACGCCATCTACTCCTTCGAGACCGCGAACAAGGAGAACGTACAGGGCTGGTACACCGGCGAAGGCGCGGTCTACGTCTACCTGCCGGATCAGGTCGGGCACTGGGCCGACATGTACTGGCCGACAGCTGACAAGTACCGCATCCCCGGCATCACGAGGGACCGTCGTCCGCTGCCGCACGGCGTCAAGCGGTACACCTTCAACGAATGGGCTGGCGGTGCGGTGCTCGACGACCGAGCCGCTGTCGGCATGCAGCTGAACCCGAAGGGACAGACGCTGCGCGGGAGCAAGTCGTGGTTCTGTATGGACGATGCCGTGGTCTGCCTGGGCGCCGGCATCTCCAGTACGGATGGCTACGGCGTCGAAACAGTCGTCGAGAACAGGAACATCGGCAAGTCCGGTACCGCTCGGCTGACGGTCGACGGCCGCGCGATGAACTCCGGTACGGACGCCACCGCGACCCGCCTGCGCGTGGGATGGGCACACCTCGATCAGGTCGGCGGCTACGTCTTTCCGGAGCGGACCGATGTCGACATCCTCCGCGAAGATCGGTCCGGCCGCTGGACCGACATGGACCTGCGCGGGGTTTACGAGGACCCCACGCTCTACACCCGACGCTTCGTGACCATGTGGATCGACCACGGCACCGATCCGGCCGACGCGCGATATGCCTACGTCCAGCTGCCGGCGGCGTCGCGGACGGACACGGAGCGTTTCGCCCGGCGCGGAGTGGTGGAAGTACTCGCGAACACACCAGCCGTCCAAGCCGCGACGCGCCGCGACCTGGGCCTGACGATGGCGAACGTCTGGGCACCAGGCACGCCGCCCGTCGGCGGCATCTCCGTCGACCGCACCGCGTCGGTGGTTGTCAGCAACTGGCGCGGCGAGCTCAGCGTAGCCATCTGCGATCCGACCCAACTACTGACCGGCAACGTCACCGTGGAGGTGGCTGTGCCGGCTCGACAGCACGTCGGCGGTGACGCGAAGGTCCACGCCGCATGTCACGGGAAGTCGGTGTCGCTGTCCGTCGACATGACCGACTCGGCCGGCCGCTCGTACGTCGCTCGTTTCCGCCGCTGA
- a CDS encoding ABC transporter permease, which produces MEHATSERQAAAAGSTAGRQRWRSVGSRLRRDYPVLLLAIPGMAVILAFQYYPLYGNVIAFQDFQPYLGIGKSLWNGVENFAVIVNGDPEFLNAVKNTLILTLIQTVIVFPAPIVVAITLHTLLSNRLRQLVQSILYLPHFMSWVIVVAIFQQVLGGTGMINNWLRGHGLDPVHIIGNADAFRALLTSQVMWKDTGWAAILFLAVLSQIDRSLYEASAVDGSSRWQQILHVTLPGLKPIIILLLILKLGDSLSVGFEQIVLQQPAVGTEASEVLDTYVYNNGILGGAWGVSAAVGLVKGLIGLALVLTANKIAHRLGEEGIYRG; this is translated from the coding sequence ATGGAGCATGCAACGAGCGAACGGCAGGCGGCCGCAGCGGGCAGCACTGCCGGTCGTCAGCGATGGCGCTCGGTCGGTTCGCGCCTGAGGCGGGACTACCCGGTGCTACTGCTGGCGATCCCAGGCATGGCGGTCATCCTCGCGTTCCAGTACTACCCGCTCTACGGCAACGTCATCGCGTTCCAGGACTTCCAGCCGTACCTCGGGATCGGCAAGAGCCTCTGGAACGGAGTGGAGAACTTCGCGGTCATCGTCAACGGTGATCCGGAGTTCCTGAACGCGGTCAAGAACACGCTGATCCTCACGCTCATCCAGACGGTGATCGTGTTCCCGGCGCCGATCGTGGTCGCGATCACGCTGCACACCCTGCTGTCGAACAGACTGCGCCAGCTGGTGCAGTCGATCCTCTACCTCCCGCACTTCATGTCCTGGGTGATCGTGGTGGCCATCTTCCAGCAGGTGCTGGGCGGCACGGGCATGATCAACAACTGGCTGCGCGGCCACGGCCTGGACCCGGTGCACATCATCGGCAACGCCGACGCGTTCCGGGCGCTGCTCACGTCACAGGTCATGTGGAAGGACACCGGGTGGGCGGCGATCCTCTTCCTGGCGGTGCTGTCCCAGATCGATCGATCACTCTACGAGGCTTCCGCCGTCGACGGGTCGAGCCGCTGGCAGCAGATCCTGCACGTCACTCTGCCGGGCCTGAAGCCGATCATCATCCTGCTGCTCATCCTCAAACTCGGTGACTCACTGTCGGTCGGCTTCGAGCAGATCGTCCTGCAGCAACCCGCGGTCGGCACCGAGGCCAGCGAGGTGCTGGACACCTACGTCTACAACAACGGCATCCTCGGCGGCGCCTGGGGAGTCTCGGCTGCCGTCGGACTCGTGAAGGGGCTCATCGGCCTCGCACTCGTACTGACCGCCAACAAGATCGCCCACCGGCTCGGCGAGGAAGGGATCTACCGCGGATGA
- a CDS encoding carbohydrate ABC transporter permease, whose protein sequence is MTTLTSARPSTDAPARPRRHAVIDGMPRPGTPERVLKGIFLTVISGLVVLPFVAVVSTSLATPEEVIRAGGFVMFPKDGIDLSAYRSIFAGGTVTRALMVSGFVTAVGTAISLVLTCTLGWALSRRGTLANKPLLMLVLVSLLFNPGLIPTYLVVQQFGLLDSLWSVIVPTCVSAFNVIVVRSFFAGLPAEILDAARVDGASEWKMFRHIGLPLSKAVVAVVGLFYGVGYWNSFFSALLYLNDSAKWPLQLVLRTYVVNGVELGGQDLGIGSESLPPQTTIQMAILMISIVPILCVYPFIQRHFAKGVLTGAVKG, encoded by the coding sequence ATGACGACCCTCACATCGGCGAGGCCCTCGACCGACGCTCCGGCGAGACCGCGCCGGCACGCCGTGATCGACGGAATGCCACGGCCCGGTACGCCGGAGCGGGTCCTCAAGGGGATCTTCCTGACCGTGATCAGCGGGCTGGTCGTGCTGCCTTTCGTCGCGGTTGTGTCGACCAGCCTGGCGACCCCGGAAGAAGTGATCCGAGCCGGCGGATTCGTCATGTTCCCCAAGGACGGTATCGACCTGTCGGCGTACCGTTCCATCTTCGCCGGCGGAACCGTGACGCGGGCCTTGATGGTCAGCGGATTCGTCACCGCCGTCGGTACCGCGATCTCGCTGGTACTGACCTGCACACTGGGCTGGGCACTCAGCCGGCGCGGCACGCTGGCCAACAAACCGCTGCTGATGCTGGTCCTGGTGAGCTTGCTGTTCAATCCAGGACTCATCCCCACCTATCTCGTCGTACAGCAGTTCGGTCTGCTGGACAGCCTGTGGTCGGTGATCGTCCCGACCTGTGTCAGCGCGTTCAACGTCATCGTGGTGCGCTCCTTCTTCGCCGGGCTGCCCGCGGAGATTCTCGACGCCGCCCGAGTCGACGGAGCGTCGGAGTGGAAGATGTTCCGCCACATCGGGCTGCCACTGTCCAAGGCTGTGGTCGCCGTCGTCGGGCTCTTCTACGGCGTCGGCTACTGGAACAGTTTCTTCAGCGCGCTGCTCTACCTCAACGACTCCGCCAAATGGCCGCTACAACTGGTGCTGCGGACCTACGTCGTGAACGGCGTCGAGCTAGGAGGCCAGGACCTCGGCATCGGGTCGGAGTCCCTCCCACCGCAGACCACGATCCAGATGGCGATCCTCATGATCTCCATCGTCCCGATCCTGTGCGTCTATCCCTTCATCCAGCGGCACTTCGCGAAGGGCGTCCTGACCGGCGCCGTCAAGGGCTGA